The window AGCCCATCATAACCGCAAAAAGTCCAGCAACAACTACAATCAGttgcaaaatatttgttaCTTTTCGTTTCGAAATGTTTCGTTTCAGGAAGAGAGTAAGAAAGTCTTTGTAAATCACATTTGACGTGGCGTTAAAACCTGACGATAGAGAACTCAAAGCGGCGCAAAAAATTGTTCCCATAAAAACTCCAGAAATCCCGTTCATGTTCCCTGTAACGTCCAAAATGTAATAAGGAACGATCTGATCATGTTTTTCTATTGTTTTGCTGATCAGTGGGTCACATTTTACGTATCGATCGTAAATTGATAAACCAGTTAATATAGCAACTGTTACAACAACAGACATACTAAGGGCACAATAAATAAGTGACCtacaattattgttaaatCAGGAGAAAAACTATAGTGTTTTATTACCACACACAGGCTTTAAATGTGGGTAAACATAAGAATTTTTGCATCCCGGTTTGTGTGAGACTGATGTAATTTATCCACTGAAAGGTTGATCCAATAACCAAGGTCCAAAAAGAGTTACGTTTTGTTGGATCCAaatcaaaactacaaaaaaaacttgggGTAGTAGgtacattaatttttagagaaaatacTCGAATATATCCAGTCTTTGTCCCACAATCGCTGTATTCCAAACCGATAGAAATCCTCCTTGTGTTTGCAATccaataaaaatgataaacaaCATTGTTGCAACAATTACAATGAACTGAAGAAAATCGGTCCAAATAACAGCCTTCAAGCCCCCAATTGCAGTGTAACAAACACATATTCCACACATTACGGACGTTATAATGTGAACATTGATACCAGTGgctaaaaaattgcattttgaTAGCTGTTGCAACAATTAAATTGGATAACTACCTGCTGAAAATGCTAGAGATGGAGTGTAAATTACTAAAGGAGAGTAAAGCGCTTCagctaaaacaaacaaaaacgacGACAACAATTTCGTTTTCCGATCAAATCTTCGCTCCAAATATTCATAAATGGAGACAATTTCAAGATTGAAAAACACAGGCAAGTAAATGTAAGCTGTTAGAATAACAACCAAAATCATTGAGAGACAAGTCCACCAATAAAACGCACCAAATCTGTACACATCTGCTGGAACTCCCAAGAAAGTCAATGCAGAGAAATGGCTAAAAGTAAGGATTAAAGACATAGCACCATGTCTTTAATAGAGTTTTATTACCTACCATACTGTTACCGAAAGTGCAATTACtataacattgttttttttgcttctcaTTATGTCGTTTGCAGTGTTTTGCCTTTTACCCGTGCCATGGTATATCCCTAGAATAGCACTAATCGTAATAACAATGATAAGAATGATATAGTCTAggaaagaaaatgtaaaagttGTTTTTGCAACCATTTTGAGTTCGCTTCACTTTATCAAACACTACTGGTATTTAGtggcaaaaatatttaaattctgccattataacaataattagCAATTTTATCGCCTTTTTTATTGGTAGGTAATTCTAATTTTAAGTCGGTCATCACTCACTGGATATGGAGAGAACCTTAAACAAAAtgtgtatacagagtgttcgtTTTTCAAACTTCACTATGGAGATACGAGGTtagttaaattagggcaaagttgcgcatttttatgctgaacaattatctagaagaaaatttgatgtttaatttttaatttttgaattattaagtATTTGGCAAACATAATAAACTCAGTCAAGACACTGAATGTTTTGACAAAAGTCATaccaaaacaataataaactacGGACCTTTTCtcgcattaaaaaaatttaagtgtCTTTACGTACAaactggatttttttaaaacgaaacTGTGAAAAATTTCTGGACACAGCTTGATTAACACTGGTGTGCCCCATCCAGTGGACGGTTAAACCGATCACAATGGCCCAGAAGCTGTTACGCTTTGTTAGGTCCAAATCAAAACTAAAtctccagttaaaaatttcaaataaaaatttggaaactcATTCAAAAATATGCAAACTTTGGCCCTCAACCACCTTACCTTGTTCCACACTTGTAGGAAACCATCTGCTGAATATTGAATGAATATTGCATTATTGTAAAACTATTAGACATAGGTATATTTAAAAGTATCTTTCTAAATCAATTAGATTAATACTTTATTTGGTGTATCTAGTCCAAGCCTtagaatttatttaacttaaaaattactcCAGAAAGACAACGTTCGATTAGAACTAACGAACTGTTATAAGGAACAAATTCTAAGGTCCCTTGAGTGTTCGTTATAACACTTATTAGCGAGTTCCACTGTAGCTGAACACATTGTTTTCAAGTTAATTCTCCCTTGGGCTAAAGCGACAATGGAAATACTGTGATAGATAGAGTTTTATGCTAAGtccaaaaaacttaaaaaagaaatattaatgtgtcttcaagaaaaatactttttagtaaaagaaattttatttaaaataggtaaataaaaatcaactaCAAACAATAATCATTTGTTCTCTTTTCCTGAGTTTGTTGTAACAACTTCGAGGGCCCTCTCAACAGTATTGTACTCAACAACACCATTGGTTTTAGTGTCTTTGGGAAGCAAAAAGTGGCTCACTGGACTTATCAGCGATTTATCAACCGGAGGgtcatttttatttgtcaTGTAGCTAattattaaagcaaaaattatagTAGAAAGAGCCCCTATAAGCGTGTAATAATAAAACGAGATTCGGAAAATTGCAGGAGGTTCAAAATAAGTTGAGCTATTCCTGTAAGaacttgaataaattattttcaaaacgttAAACGTGCAAACTTGCCTGtgtaaaacattttcaaaaatattcgtctcgttaaaaaaatcgcaccGTTCGGTTGACAACGGTTTAGGAGGATATTTAATCAATCCTTGCGtctcaaaatatttagttGGGAAAATTAACGTTGAAATGAAAATTACACCACCGATTGTGCCATAAAACGCCCCTTTGGAGTTGGCTCTCGGAAAAAGCATTCCCAAAGTAAACAGACCCAACAGAGGGCCGTTTGTAACCCCTCCTAGACTTATCGACAATTTTAATAACCCTCCCATGTGTTCAATCACAAACACCAGAACCGTGCACGCAACTCCGGTGACTAtcacaattattttcaaaatattgctGGCGGATTTTTCCGTAATCCCTTTATGCATAAACTTGCTGATAAAGTCCTCGTATAAAGTTCCAGCCAAACAGTTCAAAGTTGCTGAAAGTGTGCTAAATTTGGGCTAGAATTATTAGTGAAATTCCGGGGAACGAACCTCAAACCCGCACTGAAAACTCCGGCAATAAAAAGACCGGAAAGCCCCGGAATGTTCCGGGCAACGTCCATCACGTAGTAAGGGAGCAACTGGTCGTTTCGTGTCACTTGTTTCGTTGTGAAAGGATCACAGTCAGAGTATTTGGCAAACATGATAAACCTAGTCAAAACACTGAATGTTTTGACAACAGTCATTCCAAAACAATATAAAGCTACGGACCTTTTctcgcattaaaaaatttttcggGTCCTTACGTACAAACTGGATTTTTTCAAAGTCGAAACTGCGAGAAATTTCTGGACACAGCCTTGGTTAACACTGGTGTGCCCCATCCAGTGGACGGTTAAACCGATCACAATGGCCCAGAAACTGTCACGCTTTGTTGGGTCCAAATCGAAGCTAAATCTctagttaaaaatttacagaaaaatttagaaactcACTCGAAAATATCCAATCTTTGGCCTTCAACTGCCTTGTTCCACACTTGCAAGAAACCACCTGCTGATTTCACGCCCAAGATAAAGACTGTGATGATGGCCCCCACTGTTACACTAAACTGGAGAGTGTCAGTCCAGACGACTGCTTTAAGCCCCCCTATGGTagtgtaaaaaatacaaactgcGCAAACAACAGGAGCTATCAAGTGGACGTCAATCCCTGAAGCTGATTTCTTGATCAATTAAcgtttttacataaaaaaaatttacacaaacCGGCCGAAAACGCCAAGGCTGGAATATAGACAACGATTGGCAAATACAAAAAGACCGAAACTGCGTAAAGAAACGACGCAAACGATCGCGTCTTCTTATCAAAACGTCGTTCCAAATACTCGTACGTGctaataatttgtaaattgtaGAACACCGGTAAGTAGACGTAGATTGTCACTACGGAAAGAATGGCCATGGAGATGCCCCCCAGCCAATAGGCGGCCCCATACCGGTAAATATCGGCCGGAAGTGCAAGGAGAGTAATCCCGGAAGTGTGACTGTAATAGAAATTGATTtctggttttaattttttggttttttacctTGCGACTAGAGATATAGCGATTGGTATGACCCTCATTGTTTTTCCGCCCATGAGATACTCGTTGGCACTTGATTGTTTACTTCCAAAGCAGCCAAAGTAAATACCAATCAAAGCACTAAGGACTAGCATGACCGAAAACAGGATGTAGTCATACCAGGAAAAACTAACTTTCGACAGTCTGGAAACTGTCTGGATTATTGTTGTGGTTGTGGAAGTTGCCATTCTTACACTGTTAGATTACGGATGGGGAAATTCACATAAATGTAGTTTGAATCAAGGAGATAATACCGGTTTGTTTGATTTTGAGTAAAGAATTTAAGCCTAATTAAATATGACTGATAATGTACAGACCAGGTCTATTTTCTTCTATTATCTaggtttatttgaaaaaaatttatatttgccgTGACTGTCTTTTGTGCTATATGTTTACCTATTGTTTGTTTcgttttaaaatatgaaaaaatataattttgtttaaagtggATAGGTGTTGCACCATTTTATCTAATTAGAGGCATTGAAATATTTTGGGATTAAAatgatttatgttttattgttAAGAGGAATAAATATGTCAGCATCAGGAAAATCAAATATGTTTCGACGACGTCACAGCACGCGTCTAAAAGGATATTTACTTGAACCAATACAATTCTAAATTTATTGGAGGAATTAATTTGTGACGCCAGTTGGTGAAATAACGTAATAATGCGTCATTTTCAAACAcaataaatgataaataaCGTACCTATATAAAAATTGGCAGTTCTTgctttttcagaaaaaaatatttaatagcaaaagCTGATTTCTGTAagattatgaatttttgaaaaaatactttgGATGATAAATCTCCGAAAAGCTGAATTTGACagttttgcatattttaataGTAaagctcaaaattatttatatgtaATTTCATTAGTTTCTGAGATACAAAAGATTTTAGTCAGcgagtaaatttaaatttacgaaAGTTAAACTTTACcaaagaaaattgtaaaaaaaatatgatctttGAGGTCAGTTcttcaaaaactattacattaaaaaaatgttataattttcaaaaacagcCACCGAAAAAAGTAtctttacatttaaattaatagtACTATCAAATTCACCCCGTATTTGAGGTCAAATAAAAATGCACCAAAAAGCATAATTTACTTTAGTAAAGACAATTTTAAGCTTGCATTGAAAGTTTTTGACAacaaactttttgttaaaaaactgttttggtTTGTATAGAGTAGCTCAAGGTTACAAAATATATCTTGTAAACAACTATCCTTTAACTGTAAAACAAtgcaacataaaaaatggcctaaaaatttgtattactGACACTTCGAACACTCggcaacttttttaaaatttcagacaAAGTTACAATTTGGTAGAATCAcgagttttagtttttcaatttgctaaaaaaaaacttttcaaatacGTCATCAACTGAAACATTCATTTTGTCATTCTGGATTACTTTGTACATTGTTATCTAGATAAAAGTTATTAACACagttagtaataataattattatcataaCTGTGAGTTATCAATATCTAGAAAAAGGTTATTCTCTTGATGTATATTATGaagttaaaagtaaaatttttcgtatttatagaTGATCAGTAGGTAGTCTATTAATTGACAGAAGTTTTTGCCAACGTTTCGAATTATCTATTAATAAATCTTCATCAGAGATTTAATCTACATGTAGGTAGTGTAGGTCATactaaaaaaacttcaaaaatttaagtttttctttAGGCACTTTATTTACATGTTCTAcctaaaactttgaaaaatacagtatagttaaatacaaattttgttaTATGTTGGTACTAAAAAGATTGAATACTTTTACAGCGAACCAAAATTCAAGTgctaattttattatgaataaaaatactttggGTAAAATTAAACTCTCCcaatgattttattattaaaagtacGCATCAAATGTTGACCCCTAGTACTTCTAATTTCTTTTcccgaaatttaaaaatcttgaTATTTATGACTTGAATACTTTATTCGCGTTTCTATAACGATCTTAATcaaatcaacaatttttttaccgtTATTTCTATTACGAAAAAtgttttacacaaaattttaaaagaaaaaccatTGAATGTTTCTTAATTCTTGCTGTTTGTTTCATAGTTTCTTCTGATTTTAGCAGTTATTTGATTGAAAGTACAGTACAAAAAGGTGTTTTTTAtgacaaacaaaaattgtttgaatgaaaatgttttttaggtttttggACAAacgattaaaataattttttgttgtgttaATTTCGTGAGGGAAGCTTtggattaaaaaaagaaatagttaCAATAGTAAACTagtcgtatttattttaaatctacACATTATTTATGgcacaattttctttattaaatatatGTACAATCatttactcatttttttatacaaatatctctgaattctaataaaaaataagtatttgtaatttacaaaaacacgTAACACgaaattatgaaatatttttatcactGGTTATATTGTCCCTTTCTTACAACAGTATTTATGCAATAAAAACCTAAACTAAACGGTGAATAAATACTAAATGTATAACTATACAAACACACCTTATGTACAACACACATTCACTCGATATCTTTTAGAATATGTACATTTTTTCCGTAAAcatcacaacaataaaaataacaaactggtgattattaaaataatgcaacccCCAAGTGCGTTTCCACCCCCAAAATAAAACTCCCTCCCCAGCCTCTCCCTCAAATCCTCCGTAAAGGACACCTTCTCCCCACACTTGACCATCGGCAACTGAAACGCCGTTGGTCTCTCATCTTGTGGCAAATTATTCGTATCAGCTTGACCCAGAAACAACAACCACGACCCCTTGTAATCCATTTCGACCTTAACAACGTCGAATCGCACCGATGGGATAAACACCCCCAAGGATACACACCCATTGGTCGTTGCCAACTCTTTCGGCACATTAACTCGCCACTCTCCCAACCCACAAAGACCCGGCAATCGCATTTCAGTGATAATGCGATGGTCGAGCGCAGTGAGCGTGGCTCTCTCGATCTGGAAATCAATGTCTGAGACACCCTTCATGGTCTCGCTTGGCCCAACTAGGGTGAAATGTCCAGTAGccgtaataataaatttgggGTAAGTGCAAAAAGGGTCGGAGAAAAACTTATGGTGGCCCACCCATCGATGGTCCGATTCATGGAATGTGAAGTGTCGTAGCAGATAAACGTCCAGGGGGCGCACCTCGCACCTGGTGGACACCCAATCGCCCCAGATGTAGGGTGGGAGGTGCGGCTTTTCGATCAAGTGGGGTGGACTCTGACTCGTGATCAGATTCGTCAAAGTGTTGgggtttttgaccaaaaagtGCAACTTCCCCACTGTTATGTTCTCACCCTTTGTTTGCTTGAACAAAGGGAGTTGGAAGCTTGTCGGGGAGTAAAACTCGCGCCGTTTTTTATTCGAGTGAATGTCGCCTAAAAGAAGCTCCATTTCGGCCAGTTTCGGACTTTTGCGCACGTTGTGCAAAGGCCGGAGCTGAATTTTGAGGAGTTTGAGTTCGTTGAAGGCCCACTTGAGGGAGCCAAGGCAGGAAATATCGCCCGAAATTTGGGGAAAGTCGGGTTTGTTGAGGGGGTGCTGGTTGGTGATGGCTTGGTAGGAGTGTGACCATAGGTTGAAGGTTCCTCGACGTTCCTGGCGGTGGTCGTAGACCAAGTGTTCCTGATTTCGGCGCCAGGACTTCCAGTATTGGCCTAAAAACCGCATTTGAggtttggaaaaattgagGATTGTTCGAACTGACCTGGACATTCTTCCGAAACGAGTTGGTTTAATTCTTCAGCTGCAGTACTGTCTTGAGGGATCACAGTGATATTTGTGGGTTTAGCGAGGCCATTTGAGGCCTCTGGTTGGACCAGAGAGTTGCGTAAAGTGAGACGGCCGTGTGAAATTACCGTTAATTTAGGTGAAGAGCAAGAGTCGTCCCAGTAGTGGTGTTGGATTAGGTTGTAGGTGCCCTCAGGGTTAAAAGTGTAAGCCCGGAGGACGTACTCAGGGCCGGGCCTGGTTTCAcatcttcaaaaaaatgtttttcgtaatttttttatttgctatgTTCCCATTCCtgtgtttttctttattttagtttacaaagagaataatttttcctgagaaatttaactttttcccTTTACTGAGTCGTACagtattatttttccaatttttttattatatcaatataaataataaatgaataacagaacaacaaaaaaatcttgtacACATTTAGATATTGTTCAGTGgtgttgtagaaaaaaaatttataataaagagCCTCATGCTGGTTTACAAGCTGTTTTAAATAATCTGTGATGTATGTTTATAATATTTGGCTTTCTACGAAGCAAGATctttaaaaatcgaaaaaaattttttttgtaaataaccTTAGATCACCTCTGTACCAAATGATTCTACAGAGTGTAACGAAAAGATGAGGATAACAGAAACCCAGAGATTCCTCAGCCAAAAATAGAGCAATTTAATCCAACTTACCTCTATACCTGGCTGCACCGTTAAAAAGTTAGAAAacgccaaattttaaaaattattttcgattttcGTTAATAACTGTTCATAGATTAAtagattttaatgaaatttggtacaagtaatttgCTATTCAGGCCAcatgttttgattttgttacttttgtgtttttgttattgttaacATTTTAAGACATATATTTGTTATACGTTATTCGAGTGgtgtaattcattttttattcgaaagcccattccatttaaaaaatttttgtaacttctaaattttttgtattaactTCAGTTTTTAGAGTAAAAAGATTATATAAATCGACatgtcaaaatttcaaatttgtctgtttattataactggtttaattttttttattttggtttttactcTCTTATGTACGTATATGTTAGATAacaataacgtaatttgttattaatttaaacaaaaaaaagcgttttttcacaagaatgTGAATTCCTAAAAATCGTCAGATTTCTACCTaaaacaactaattaaaaagtaCGTTGTCGTTATggaaaaatgaataattacaattataataattttagtaataaactaaattaaattgcattaaataattaaaagcactttaaaaaccaataataattattatcaaacatCCGAAATGTTGACACTACCATAAATAttccaaaatacaaaaattgttcacAAATAATGAGTcttccaaataaaaaaaaattacaatgtataacaaaaataggtaattactttacaataacaaaaatactaataaaatgGCTCCAAAACATGTAATTCTGAcgacaaattatttcaaagttactaataaaaaacgaaaatatttttttaactttagcATTCTCTAACTTTTAAATATTGCAACTTGGTATGGAGGTAAGTTGGGTTAAATCGATCGATTTTGAGCTAGGATATCTCTGGTTCCCTGTTGTCGCCATCTTTTcgttacaccctgtataatattcGTAATCTCGTTCTAAATGCTGTAAATTTTGAATTGTAGATTTTGTTAGTGTGACTggcaaagtaataaaaaatactaaaagaaAAGAATTTAAGTATGTAAATCAAGTAAAACCATACAATACTcgtaacataatttttaacttcttcaaaaattttgcgcAGTATTCAGAAGAAAAATTAGCAATGTAGTAATATTTAGCTACATATTCTGTAACCATCAAcgtaaaaacactaaaaacgTAATTCTAAATAGCTAAGACCAATAAAACGATAAGAAACTgagaaaattaaagcttaaaatctaagaaactaaaagagtGAAAAACCATAGAACGCAAAATAAGAATAAATGCCATTTTAAAGACGAGCAACAACGACTTTAGAGAACCAAAAGCTGAGAAACTTAGGAACTGAAAAGCTGCAATACTGAGATTAAGAAagagaaaataagaaattgtGAAACTAAACTGAGCCACTGAGAGACtatgaaattattgaaattataagtaaagaaataataatactgaaaatctgaaataggaagaaattatattattgaataaattagATAATAATTACACGAGATGGTTTTCCTCAAACCTAGGTAATATAAATGTTAGGTacttcaaatatttattttgacaaGATACTCAATCATTtcagagatttttttttgccttgtagaatttatattttgttgggaagctaataattataaaaaactatataaaaaacaatcacctTTATAAAATGAGAAAAGCACAGAAAGATAAAGCATCTTGTAATCTTGTATTTTCATCTAAACTGATGCACAACATAAATCGTAATAATAAGACGAAGTAGTCAttcaaaattgaagttttTGGCGAAACTGCTCCGCAAATAGTcgttttcgataaaaataaatagattcgCGCCATTTCAAAAAGTCTTTGGGGGAATTCTAATCATGGAGGTTAAAAATcaacttattttaatgaaattaatacgTAGACCGTCGTCtagaaatcaaaattttttcaattaaagcGGTGATTAAATTGTCGTTTTTGGACAGAAAAAAGCTGATTTCTCAGCCTTTgtaaagcgattttttttcaattttcatcaATGTTTAGTTTGAAAACAAGGATTTTCAACGAAACTGATCTGCAACCTGTCGTGTTCAGTCAGAATAAAGCGATGTGGTgacttttgtattttatt of the Tribolium castaneum strain GA2 chromosome 1, icTriCast1.1, whole genome shotgun sequence genome contains:
- the LOC107397660 gene encoding sodium-coupled monocarboxylate transporter 2-like isoform X3, with the translated sequence MILVVILTAYIYLPVFFNLEIVSIYEYLERRFDRKTKLLSSFLFVLAEALYSPLVIYTPSLAFSAATGINVHIITSVMCGICVCYTAIGGLKAVIWTDFLQFIVIVATMLFIIFIGLQTQGGFLSVWNTAIVGQRLDIFDFDLDPTKRNSFWTLVIGSTFQWINYISLTQTGMQKFLCLPTFKACVWSLIYCALSMSVVVTVAILTGLSIYDRYVKCDPLISKTIEKHDQIVPYYILDVTGNMNGISGVFMGTIFCAALSSLSSGFNATSNVIYKDFLTLFLKRNISKRKVTNILQLIVVVAGLFAVMMGFLVEHLGELVPLTISVTGMVSGPSMGIYTLGMMFPKANSNGAFYGALGGILGSAAFLVPKEYYQYHNLISYPHKPLSTENCNSNLTFFSSLDNKTVSENSFQPPFIFRISYDHHCFIGVIITVILGLIISYLTNKNDAPVDKKLISPICHFLLPKHRDREVMEHFMENKDQQNS
- the LOC107397660 gene encoding sodium-coupled monocarboxylate transporter 1-like isoform X1; translated protein: MVAKTTFTFSFLDYIILIIVITISAILGIYHGTGKRQNTANDIMRSKKNNVIVIALSVTVCHFSALTFLGVPADVYRFGAFYWWTCLSMILVVILTAYIYLPVFFNLEIVSIYEYLERRFDRKTKLLSSFLFVLAEALYSPLVIYTPSLAFSAATGINVHIITSVMCGICVCYTAIGGLKAVIWTDFLQFIVIVATMLFIIFIGLQTQGGFLSVWNTAIVGQRLDIFDFDLDPTKRNSFWTLVIGSTFQWINYISLTQTGMQKFLCLPTFKACVWSLIYCALSMSVVVTVAILTGLSIYDRYVKCDPLISKTIEKHDQIVPYYILDVTGNMNGISGVFMGTIFCAALSSLSSGFNATSNVIYKDFLTLFLKRNISKRKVTNILQLIVVVAGLFAVMMGFLVEHLGELVPLTISVTGMVSGPSMGIYTLGMMFPKANSNGAFYGALGGILGSAAFLVPKEYYQYHNLISYPHKPLSTENCNSNLTFFSSLDNKTVSENSFQPPFIFRISYDHHCFIGVIITVILGLIISYLTNKNDAPVDKKLISPICHFLLPKHRDREVMEHFMENKDQQNS
- the LOC107397660 gene encoding sodium-coupled monocarboxylate transporter 1-like isoform X2 codes for the protein MVAKTTFTFSFLDYIILIIVITISAILGIYHGTGKRQNTANDIMRSKKNNVIVIALSVTVCHFSALTFLGVPADVYRFAYIYLPVFFNLEIVSIYEYLERRFDRKTKLLSSFLFVLAEALYSPLVIYTPSLAFSAATGINVHIITSVMCGICVCYTAIGGLKAVIWTDFLQFIVIVATMLFIIFIGLQTQGGFLSVWNTAIVGQRLDIFDFDLDPTKRNSFWTLVIGSTFQWINYISLTQTGMQKFLCLPTFKACVWSLIYCALSMSVVVTVAILTGLSIYDRYVKCDPLISKTIEKHDQIVPYYILDVTGNMNGISGVFMGTIFCAALSSLSSGFNATSNVIYKDFLTLFLKRNISKRKVTNILQLIVVVAGLFAVMMGFLVEHLGELVPLTISVTGMVSGPSMGIYTLGMMFPKANSNGAFYGALGGILGSAAFLVPKEYYQYHNLISYPHKPLSTENCNSNLTFFSSLDNKTVSENSFQPPFIFRISYDHHCFIGVIITVILGLIISYLTNKNDAPVDKKLISPICHFLLPKHRDREVMEHFMENKDQQNS
- the LOC657482 gene encoding sodium-coupled monocarboxylate transporter 2 gives rise to the protein MATSTTTTIIQTVSRLSKVSFSWYDYILFSVMLVLSALIGIYFGCFGSKQSSANEYLMGGKTMRVIPIAISLVASHTSGITLLALPADIYRYGAAYWLGGISMAILSVVTIYVYLPVFYNLQIISTYEYLERRFDKKTRSFASFLYAVSVFLYLPIVVYIPALAFSAASGIDVHLIAPVVCAVCIFYTTIGGLKAVVWTDTLQFSVTVGAIITVFILGVKSAGGFLQVWNKAVEGQRLDIFDFDLDPTKRDSFWAIVIGLTVHWMGHTSVNQGCVQKFLAVSTLKKSSLSVALYCFGMTVVKTFSVLTRFIMFAKYSDCDPFTTKQVTRNDQLLPYYVMDVARNIPGLSGLFIAGVFSAGLSTLSATLNCLAGTLYEDFISKFMHKGITEKSASNILKIIVIVTGVACTVLVFVIEHMGGLLKLSISLGGVTNGPLLGLFTLGMLFPRANSKGAFYGTIGGVIFISTLIFPTKYFETQGLIKYPPKPLSTERCDFFNETNIFENVLHRNSSTYFEPPAIFRISFYYYTLIGALSTIIFALIISYMTNKNDPPVDKSLISPVSHFLLPKDTKTNGVVEYNTVERALEVVTTNSGKENK
- the LOC103312478 gene encoding protein APCDD1-like isoform X2, translated to MGELTKCEKVEAMASWRDHNTVVETSLKTLSGTWISEGCETRPGPEYVLRAYTFNPEGTYNLIQHHYWDDSCSSPKLTVISHGRLTLRNSLVQPEASNGLAKPTNITVIPQDSTAAEELNQLVSEECPGQYWKSWRRNQEHLVYDHRQERRGTFNLWSHSYQAITNQHPLNKPDFPQISGDISCLGSLKWAFNELKLLKIQLRPLHNVRKSPKLAEMELLLGDIHSNKKRREFYSPTSFQLPLFKQTKGENITVGKLHFLVKNPNTLTNLITSQSPPHLIEKPHLPPYIWGDWVSTRCEVRPLDVYLLRHFTFHESDHRWVGHHKFFSDPFCTYPKFIITATGHFTLVGPSETMKGVSDIDFQIERATLTALDHRIITEMRLPGLCGLGEWRVNVPKELATTNGCVSLGVFIPSVRFDVVKVEMDYKGSWLLFLGQADTNNLPQDERPTAFQLPMVKCGEKVSFTEDLRERLGREFYFGGGNALGGCIILIITSLLFLLL
- the LOC103312478 gene encoding protein APCDD1-like isoform X1, producing MCSCKKGLHVVMFRTWIFLFLVYETYAMGELTKCEKVEAMASWRDHNTVVETSLKTLSGTWISEGCETRPGPEYVLRAYTFNPEGTYNLIQHHYWDDSCSSPKLTVISHGRLTLRNSLVQPEASNGLAKPTNITVIPQDSTAAEELNQLVSEECPGQYWKSWRRNQEHLVYDHRQERRGTFNLWSHSYQAITNQHPLNKPDFPQISGDISCLGSLKWAFNELKLLKIQLRPLHNVRKSPKLAEMELLLGDIHSNKKRREFYSPTSFQLPLFKQTKGENITVGKLHFLVKNPNTLTNLITSQSPPHLIEKPHLPPYIWGDWVSTRCEVRPLDVYLLRHFTFHESDHRWVGHHKFFSDPFCTYPKFIITATGHFTLVGPSETMKGVSDIDFQIERATLTALDHRIITEMRLPGLCGLGEWRVNVPKELATTNGCVSLGVFIPSVRFDVVKVEMDYKGSWLLFLGQADTNNLPQDERPTAFQLPMVKCGEKVSFTEDLRERLGREFYFGGGNALGGCIILIITSLLFLLL